The sequence below is a genomic window from Macrobrachium nipponense isolate FS-2020 chromosome 40, ASM1510439v2, whole genome shotgun sequence.
TCGAGGTACCAGACCCTAGGGTGAAAGTGAGACTTGGTGAATTGCTTTCTGTAGGTGATGGGTAACTAAAACTTTAAAGTACTATCGCGGCATACTAACTAACCCTTCTAGGTTCGGCAACTTTCAGTTGACGTGCAAAATAGTtgacgtgtttagtaccagccccgtTGGGATGAACGTAAAACATAAAACAATGACCTTAAGTACCATAGGCATAAACAATAGACATAAACATGAACAAAAAGGCGGTTAATATTCCCGTCATTGACGGGCGGGAACTAGGCCGAGGTAAAGTAGTTCAAAGTTTTACCTGACTAACTTCATtaaatttgcagatttctctacTCGCACTCCCTGTATGTATATACTCATTAAACGTCTACTGTTACCCGTAAATTCAGTAGCAAGAGATCACTCACTCCAGAGGTGATTACGTAGGACTAATGTAGAGGCCCTAGTCAAAACTAAAAGGGAATGGAATTTTAACCACATCTTGCAACAAAGCTGTAGTTGCTGAACGCAAGAGCATCTTACTTgacttcccattttcttttattttcagaaatcACGCCAAAGGAAACGTTCCCCCGTGTACATTTAGTTAACACACGTTTTTATTATGGTTGTATGAGACTAAAGTCCAGGGTTGCCAGATTGGGCTACAAACCACAATCTGGGCTACTTTTTACACCCTTGGGCGACCAGATTTGCGACTTTTTGGGTTACTTTTGACTTGACTTGGGCTCTTTTATTCGATTTGGGCTACTTCCATTAAtttggcataataataataataataataataataataataataataataataatcaataataattaataataataataatctactgcTGACACTACccctattttcttattaattattacctCTAGAATTAGCTGATGATCAGTCTAAGATAGCAGATATTAGTCAGTGGCAAAATTTGTTGAACTTAAACTGGAGTAATATTTTCAATGGGAAACTCCCAACATCAGGAACTGAGATGTAAACAATGCAAGAGGCGAATTAGTTGGAAAGGATATATCAGAATTTGCATTAAAAGTCTACAGCCTTCCATTAAGTAATGCTCTAGTTGAAATGGTTTTCTCTAGAGTTACACGAGTTAAAACCAAGTTGAGAAATCGAATGGGCTTAGAGCTCTTAACCTCAATATTGAGAATAAAGACCAGCCTGGAATTGAATGGCAAATGTTGTTCAACATTTGAACCCAAAAGATCCATGCTGAAATATGACTCTTCGATCTATAAAAATTAGAAACATGATGATAATGTGGAGAGCCTACTGAATGACTTGGTACTCTAGTTAAATTtggaagattattttttttttacaaggaagaaGTTTACTTTAGTTGCGAAAAAGAAGTGTCCTAATTTTTCAAGAAAGTTATTGATTTTGAGAGGATGAAATGTACTTTAGTTTTGAAAAGGAacaatttaaatttggttaaaaaagtaatgaaatattcttgaaaacaaaattccttcagttttgaaaagagaaatttacttcagttTTGAAAAAAGAAACGTGTGCCATAATAGCCAGAATTAACCACTAAAATGTAAGTAATAACTTTACTATGctataaatgtgtgtgcatacaatacacatatatagattgataaatagatatgataaataataatttgtattatgttacaatgcatatatatataatgataaattggGCTACTTTTACCTGAAATTCGCGACTTTTCAAGAGTGTTTGTGCTACTTTTAGCCAAAGCATCTGGCAACCCTGGACTAAACAAACatcatactctgtttttttccatctgtctgtccacccgcctgtggtgtttgcgtatgataacactgcgttccaggctttagatagttacgctatgtggaTATCTGGGGTGTACATttggaactgaaaagtgttttaataatttactgtatgcgaattacaaagttaatatatgaaatagaatattgttattattgctgaatGTAAGCCGAatttaactatttaaagcccaggacgcagtgttaccataagcaaacaccacaggcgggtggacagatggaaaaaaaccgagtatagtgttgATGAAACGTCCGGAGAGGAACTAGTTAGCAAAGGATCTACTGACAATCCTCTCGAACTTTGACTTCATCAAAATTACCTTCAAGTAAGCATTTCCAGACTGGACCAAGGATTCCTTGAAGAAGTATCCTACAGCCAAGACGTCCAGTTGAGAAGCGTAAAGCTCCTTGAGGGACTCCATCATGGGTCTAGGTCTCTCTACCGTGAGGAACGTGGTCAGATTGCTGCAGTATCCCGTGGTCACGACGAGGCAATACAAGGACAGAAACACGAACCAAATTTGGGTAGCGGGTCGAAAGGGCACCTTGATTTGAGATACCCTGATTATCATGCTGTATGTGTAGAAATTGGAGTACGAGAAGGACTGCAGATGTGGCTCTTCGGAGCCGCTGAAAACGGGAGAAAATCATAAGTAGGTTACTTTgatattttagttcatttttgcCGCTAAACTATTGATTCATATTTTGCAATTCATGTTGTAATGCGATAACATGCAAATCCAATTATCATTCTCCCAACTTGTAAGGCTGATATTGCTAGCTTTAGCGTTACTATGATCACCGTAGGAGTATCATTTATCATATTGCAATGGCTGTTTGCACTATATTCTATACACCAACTATTGCATGCTTTGTTCGTGCTGTCCTAATAGCGTTCTGttagcatttttattgttgcGTTATGCCTGTGCATTGACTTACAAGAAATTGGACGCCTTCGCCAGCAGAGCGAGAATTGGGCTGAACACGAAGAAACTGAGTAGAACTGCCAGCCAGGTGCTCTGCGTGAAGGGAGCTAATAGAGACAGCCACCGGGGCAGAGGAGGCTCTGTGCGGGCCATGAAGCAGCTGGTCTGCGGGAAGACAGTGGAACCGTTCAGGACGATAGAcctataaaagactgaaatattaAGACCATCTTAGGAAGGCAGGGGTGgacagacttttggactccgagatctactctaaagactgaaactttTACGATCTACCGTACTACATAATCACGTGTTATtatgttgggggaggggggagggattcAAATAGCgtcatagtacgataaaacatgagtacaatgcttgtgcttttgtttgtttatatagggtTGTTGGGGAACGGCGATCGACTGGTAAAGCGCGATCGACTGTTTGACCACCTCTGATCTAAGGAATTAGAACCGCAAAGCACAACAggactgttaagaacaatgtaACTGTTAAGGGCCATAAACAATATGTCCATTAAGGACAATAGAACTGTTACAGGTAATGGGAATGTTAAGGATAATATGACCCTTCAGTATATTGAAAACGCTCAGGACACCAGAAGTTTGCTAAGGACAATGGGAACCCTAAGGCAGTACGACAACTCATCCGTCAGGAGGAAAATGACTGTTAATGAAAATACAGGTTATGCAGAATAAGACCACCATGAAAGCCATCAGGAACATAAAAGATGTCATTATAACAAAGTGTCTTAAAGCCATCATTTTTACGTCCCCACCTTTGCTTTAAAACTTTTATGTTTCAACTtgttattgtgataagtttatTTTCCCTTATTTATGCCGGTTGTGGCCTTTATTAGCCCAGgcccgaaaaaaagaaaaaaaacgggaaaagagGGGAAAAGTTTTAAAACCATCATTTTTCCGTTGTtacttttgcttttaaatttatatttaaactcGTTGTTGTGATAAGATTTTTTCCCTTATGTAGGTTGTGGTCTTTACTAACCCAGGCCCCTCCCGCCCggccctcccccccaaaaaaaagacaaCCTCTGATCTTACGTCGAAGGAGTAGAAGCGGGAATATTCGAGAACAGCCAGCTCGTCGAAGTTATTGGTGAGGAAGATGGACGCCATCCCGAAGTGGCCTTCGTCTCGGGAGATTTTCCCCGTCAGTCCGCTCCAGGAGCCGTTGGGGGCCTTGTTCCCCCAGTATTCCCCTTGGGGAAGATGAAAAGGTGATGGGGAGGTTAGTATATTTTTCTTCCGCAAATATTTGAGAGATGTTTATGCGATGTTCGACTAATTCATCACTGCTGTGGAATTTGGcaaatttcttattattactattattatcatcggtgttattatcattgatttttttgtgattgtacttctctcttttttcttatgattattgcaattatttatagtagtattattattatcatcacacaTCTGCCCACTACTTAAGTAGACTAACCCGCAGCGCCAGCAGTTTGCTAAGAAAATTGCCCAAAAAACAACATCCACATAAAAGAGACAATATATTTtcctaagaaatcacaaaagtaagcacgtgattttgttcattagctgaagccactaggaaagataaaaatgaagacaaagtgtcaagtactttcgtgtatttaacacatcttcggggcacacaGAGATGTGTTAAAAACACGAAAGTACTTGCCACTTTGTCTTTTCATAACTTTtctagtggcttcagctaatatatatgatatatatatatatatatatatatatatatatatatatatatatatttatatgatattaattaAACTAATAAAGGATTACAATGGATTATGACCTCAGATGTCCTTCTTCTAGAAGATGGAGGCGTACCTAGCCTGAGTATGTTTACTTTAATTTAATGGCAGTTTCATCGATGGGTTTATGCTGTGCATCTTTCAGAAAACTGATTCCTAGTCTCCAAGATGATGGTAGgatgtgaatgttattgaatgtcttcctttatgataataaaataataataataataataataataataataataataataataataatgataataataatgatgtcatGGAGAGACCCAACTGTGCCAcatgtttatttcttcattactATAACCGACATACAATATTTCAAGCTTCTCTGAAGACGCCTTTTAATGTTATATATCTTTACACATTATACCAAACAGAGAGGCGAGTTGGATAGTCCTatcagcgcacctcatgcggtgcactgtttgcattacttaaggttctttgcagggtctcCCCTCATTCCTTTACTGGATTCACAGTTCATAATTATTGTctctgccatcttactttccaccctctcctaacagttaattcacagcgcaactgcgaggtctccctgctgttacacctttcaaaccttttcattgtcaatttctatttcatctCTGAGTGACCTCATAAGTCCTTTTTACTCTCAACTTCCCTCTTAGCGCTGGGTGACCTCGTTATAAGtaggtcccagcccttggcctttggcctaaactctaaaAATTCTAATACTACCTTTTGGTGGCCTTTCAATGACGAGGGTGAAGTTGAGAGCCTCCGAGAGGGCGATGGCGATCTGGACGTCACTCCCGAAGAAGCGCCCCGGAGTTCCGTCCTTGTTCTTCTCCCTCATGATGTGGGGCTCGAACTCGAATGTGATCAGCTGGAATGAGAGGAGGGCAGAGATTTTTTAgaaagtgtacatatatatatatatatatatatatattattcatatatattatatatatatatatatatatatatattatatacagcaggtcagcaaatacacatataaaacctccaggggatgtccatgatacgagatgtaataatgacaatttattctaagaaacgtttcgcacattaaattctctgtgcatcatcagtctgaaagctcataaagacacatttataagtaaaatacaataaaagtgcaaaaaacaggaattcacatatactaaaaatagtcttaaaattatataaaagaacaaagtaaaaaacaggttaaaagagactacttaagacaccaaccgttcattgtgaggagagaagatggaatgaactaagtcAAGttaaaattcaggttgttttattctgaccagtacgaaagctgaagcccaagtgagagcaatatctgacccttaacagccttcgagttgatccgacgtaagagcccggacatccagagcatgtaaatttatatataacgttggatcgcataaaaggctgaaggcgatctttatagttaaaaaaggaaccaattgtgcagggattGCTAGATATGAGCttaactttaaggcatggtatctcatgttcaataattcgtgtgaggctggatgtaaattttaagttagaaatataagggatcgtgacataaaatagtcttttggggacattaaaattaggtattggtggctgtaagaatttcgtaattattttgttaatggttttttgaacaatttcgAGTGGATATGAATTAGTTTTGAAGAAACCCgacaaaaaagtaatttccatgtgaaatagttgccaagacgaagagtatttcagtgctttattaaccaaagtgtgaatagtattaagtttaaaagtttacaatggaagtagagaacgatgattttttacctttttagattttaaaattaccagaactaactgagttctccacgtcagtctatagaaaacgtacttttactggactgactaacaattattatagttcgtgtcaacaatcttttaaacttaatactattcacactttggttattagagcactgaaatactcttcgtcttggcaactattccacccggaaattacttttttgttgggtttcttcaaatctaattcataTCCACtcgaaatttttcaaaaaaccattaacaaaataattacgaaattcttacagccaccaatacctaattttaatgtccccaaAAGACTTTTATTTCACGATCCCTTATATTTATAACttaaaatttacatccagcctcacACGAATTACcattacatgcattaagctacaaatgtcctttaatatctaattcgctctacctcggaattaatttattttcatatatgttaaccaaaggggaatttttttagttgataagaaattcgtcggctcatgggcgtgaaccacagaaccaagaatcaggacgtacagtgaagcgctttaaccacaaggctatcacaagaggtataagttaacgcctcctttcacctacaaatccctggcgcactcaggtattcgttgttttagagttggcatcaacccacctcgaccttgatgactttggctacgtgcgacaaaagcactacaaagtcATCAAGGTCGAGATTTTAGGGTCGTAAGATTGTCCGATACACAAGACAacaggaatggaaaaaaaaaggaaatataattttcTCAAATACTGACAGCTAACAGGATATCCAATCATCAGGAACTTCCTCATCGTTCGTAGTCTGATTTTGCACTGAATTTAATAGTCGAAGTTAGAAAATCATTACTGGTATGTTGCTCAGTACTGCTGAATCCGTAGCTGTTTAAGATACCTGTCGGTGTAGGTTTACAAAATATTGCCAGTAATGAAAATACTCTCTCGATTAAACGTCACCTTGTTTTCGACTGAAAGCTCGAAAGAGACGAAACATCTCCATACCTTTATGGGAGCTCCTTTTAAATTCCAGATTTTTTCTGGGAAAATCTCATTGTTGGAGGTGAATCCCCGTTTCCTCCACCGGTTTGCGAGCAAGACGCCTTCTCCCCAGTACAGCTGGTTCCTGTACACCTTCCATTCCGCAGGGTCCTCCTGAAAATAGCAAGTTTTAAATGTAACTCAGATGTCTTGTACTGAGGATTGCTTTATCCATGGCAATGTCAGGATAACATTCGAACAATAACGGAAGTTGGATGCGAGTTTTAGCACGGACCAGGTATGGTTTAAAAATTGCaataaataaggaaagaaaggGTTGAGAAAATACGTTTCATAGTTTCAAGGTCAATAAAAAGTTAAATGATGagtgattattttatatataaatatatatatatatatatatatatatatatatatatatatatatatatatatatatatatatatatatatatatatatatatatcaaactttgTGTATTACATGTATTATCGTGCCAATAATTAGCAAATCCTCTGGGATGAAATGGCCAGCACTATGCCTACCTTTAACCTGGATGCCACCTATACAATCACCTAATTATCAAGTTTCTAATCCAATGCTTAGGTGCACTGAGGCACAATAAAACCTGAGTCCCCAGGCAGTGTCCCCTGAGCATTAACCTCCCTCCTAGGACGTTTGAACTGCCCTCTGTAGCTTAATGGACTAAGCGTCGACCAGTAGTTCCAGTGGTCAGCGGCTCGAGTCCCCAAACAAGGAGGCTATCGACAGGAAAATGGAGAATTGGGGGGAATGTGTCCCTTTACCTGCACAAGACCCACGATCTGTTCTGTCTTCTTTCCCTTCTTGGAGGAAACGAACTCATCAAGATCGGCCACGGAAAGTCCTACGAGTAAATACctgtttagaagagagagagagagaaataaatattgagtgaaggagagagagtatCCGATTCTCTCCATCTCCTCATTTGCCAAGTAGGGAAGTATCACTGTCCCTTGTTGGAGACAGAGGCCTATGGAcactatagtatattcatatcaacagtgctccacctctcctgagggatacgcctttcaggagaggtggaacaaacatcctgctcatgtgaactctctcgagagactgagagtttccagccctgtcattggcttatcaacagccaatcaggagcgtcgtagggaactggcctagacatcaaatgcacggttgatgtgattcctATAAAAGTCCATATTTCATCACAATTAGCAAAACTTCTCCCCCATAGCCCCAACTTACTTCCCCACGTAATCCCAGGGATCCTCTGTGTCGTCAGTAAATTCCAGGAAAGGACCCGGGTTGTTCAAGAGAAAGACGTATCCCCTGCACTTGGGTGATTTCCACACGAGCTTCGTGAAGTCCTCTGGAGCCTGAACCTCTACTACCTGTTGATGGCAAAGATATTTAACGGGCAATTTTTGAACGTCTCCGCACTTATTTGCATAAGCAGGTAATGAGAAGCAGAGTAAAATTCCGATAGGGATGGCAGTGAATAAATGAAACTGAATTATTGTTTTTACAAACACATGACGAGGAAGATCTAAAAATGTATAgagcatatttatttgtttgtttctatggtgtttttacgttgcatggaaccagtggttattcagcaacgggaccaacggctttgcgtgacttccgaaccacgtcgagaatgaacctcagtcaccagaaatgcacatctctaactcctcaatggaatgctcgagaatcgaactcgcgaccaccgaggtgacaagccatatttatttgtaaactcggagcttgaacacacacacatagtatatatatatatatatatatatatatatatatatatatatatatatatatatatatatatatatatatatatatattagggcttgtgccttgtatgataaggcgccctatgaggtaatgttagacttgcgataatctatacgctaagtcggttggtattgcacttccatcttcaatggagtgttttggggtttgtagatcacttacgaagtcgggattatcttcttgtttatgacgatgatgtgttaaactcatggtgaggaggctcttgtagaaaacacgaagtataaaaatagatatattcttctgaagttttacatgctgaagatcagatatgattgtacaagtcttctaataacgatagcttgatcgcttctgccaatgatgatggctacatctgttctctctacatgataaagcttaggtaaagagatacgggtcttctaatgacgatagctaactctgttctgccttgttctacatctctgttacaagttatgaaggaacagacagtagttcgaacatatgaacatacatacaaatgacatagtttcatacgaacacacaatcaaaatgagacacgctacagatcacgtaggccgtagttgtctcaagcagggagcttggactaatgtttataaacaactgaatgactacaggtgacggcatgttatcttagcctacatacttattgtatacgtcatctttagcgtctctagtctgatcacattcctgcaagcaatctggttgacctgctcttagttttagacttttattttatatatatggactaacattccatatttttattatgtaaacacttacatcagctcggtcagctaccaaaaccaactactgaatattactcaaacttgacttgcatttgacttataggagtgtgatacagacactatgtgaatatatatatataagtaaatactaattcattgtgtacatgaattgattcaagtaataaaatataaaacaatgatattggtaaataatagtgatcacgtgatatataatgatacagtttttcacttcatctcattaagatacatatgctacagaaaatactaatgtactctgataattgcatagaatgaagattaacatgataaaaatcatattttaactgataaaaaatgtcatatagaattgataacattattaatgtttatgctgattgattcgttgatttttatgctaactgttatatatctgattcattaatcaatatactaactcatatgtaactgcagatattggtaagataaaagtaacagattgatataggctacctaatttgtttatacatatgtatatggattcatataattatgattaatatatgtgcactttaaatagattcctattgcgtacacgcaaagatatatttcgattctgttatttatgatcatttatatatagattcctagtgcgtacacgcaaaaaatatatttcgattctgttatttatgatcatttatatatttaggatacatgaccgaggttatactacttcacatttaactagctttacgaacaacttttcgtccattacacagttccagacaaccacctatagccaaatgaaacggccttttcaatggttaaacaaggggaaaatttgccatGGGCGGGTCcgaacgttctatttttgcgctcatacttattctctgcatcctaagctacacgattacgttgcggatgaataaaaaaacatccccagcacgagtcttcgagcaaagtagagttgaatatccttcggtcgtaattgtcggaaagtatgtccctttcgtagtcgatttccgacagtcgctggagcattccgcatgaaaacgagattaacgacgagatacggtgtcggtcgaagaagtccatgaaattcctttcacattgtaggcggttgttacttgactgtagtcgtccgcttcgacgaacgattttttgaagttgcgatgtgaaactctcgtactgcaggatactgtaacaggttccattaatcagcctgcaagtgaaattatacttgtcacaagggcaaagtaaattcagacgacatccaaatacaggggaggggagagagccatttagaccagacttaacccacatgaattcgctgatattttggaattcaaaagagtccgctgtacaaacttttttatccatggcattaacaatgagtgaacctatccaggtctatgaggactgtaaaaatatccatatataaaaaataaacagatattcaatacgaatcccaaagaaaattcgatattactggtagtaagttactagacaaagaagtgtgaaacggagctatttgtaagattgccaggcaacataagagtcaaagagaagattaatcatgattctgtatttctctatgctaactgaaattaagttgtgataaaatctgatcctatgtgccctaacaaaagtttcatattcaattttcccgcgcgcatcctctgaggttaattttaaaaacattattaataggtaggagatgcaacgaaaaaaaccccactatgtaactaatttctaaataaactttgggttt
It includes:
- the LOC135212318 gene encoding glutamate receptor ionotropic, kainate 5-like, producing MREKNKDGTPGRFFGSDVQIAIALSEALNFTLVIERPPKGEYWGNKAPNGSWSGLTGKISRDEGHFGMASIFLTNNFDELAVLEYSRFYSFDTSCFMARTEPPLPRWLSLLAPFTQSTWLAVLLSFFVFSPILALLAKASNFFGSEEPHLQSFSYSNFYTYSMIIRVSQIKVPFRPATQIWFVFLSLYCLVVTTGYCSNLTTFLTVERPRPMMESLKELYASQLDVLAVGYFFKESLVQSGNAYLKGLVPRYKGLPSYESSFDMLEKGKGVLMASNTYLEYLYSASLVQPGIPSVRIMKECFSPYNIAIILQRHFPLKRSFDKVLASLFDQGLMRQWFLDTFQLKKMMGLETESSEEDSRKKKAQRSGPTLTGGIPLNMDHMQGIFYIHLMVMVVATFLFLLEVYCFKR